One window of Streptococcus suis genomic DNA carries:
- the miaA gene encoding tRNA (adenosine(37)-N6)-dimethylallyltransferase MiaA, which translates to MKTKVIVVIGPTAVGKTALGIDLAQRYNGEIISGDSQQVYRKLDIGTAKASPEEQAAAVHYLIDVRDVTEGYSAYEFVAEAKALIADITSRGKLPIIVGGTGLYIQSLLEGYHLGGQVDQEQVLAYRAELDCLSDEDLETMAEQAGLMVEGNSRRRIIRGLELKKFGKNLENTESEYEPIYICLTDDRQVLYDRINQRVDKMMAAGLLDEVSWLYKKYPQAQAAMGIGYKEFFPYLAGQISIEEAVDKVKQNSRRFAKRQLTWFRNRMEVPFYSVGDPDYKSQIFTAVEEFLND; encoded by the coding sequence ATGAAAACTAAAGTTATTGTGGTCATTGGACCGACAGCGGTAGGAAAAACTGCCCTTGGCATAGACTTGGCCCAGCGCTACAATGGAGAAATTATCAGCGGTGATAGCCAGCAAGTCTATCGCAAACTGGATATTGGTACGGCAAAAGCTAGTCCTGAAGAGCAGGCTGCTGCAGTTCATTACTTGATTGATGTCCGTGACGTGACAGAGGGCTATTCAGCTTATGAATTTGTAGCAGAAGCCAAGGCCTTAATTGCAGACATTACTAGTCGTGGCAAGTTGCCTATCATTGTTGGAGGAACAGGGCTTTACATCCAAAGTCTGCTAGAGGGTTACCATCTTGGCGGGCAGGTTGACCAGGAGCAAGTTCTTGCTTATCGGGCGGAACTCGACTGCTTGTCTGACGAGGATTTGGAAACAATGGCAGAGCAGGCAGGGTTGATGGTTGAGGGCAACAGCCGACGGAGAATCATTCGTGGGTTAGAGTTGAAAAAATTTGGCAAAAATTTGGAAAATACAGAGTCAGAATATGAGCCTATTTACATCTGCCTGACGGATGACAGACAGGTTCTTTATGATCGCATCAATCAGCGCGTGGATAAGATGATGGCGGCGGGCTTGTTGGATGAAGTCAGCTGGCTCTACAAAAAGTATCCCCAAGCCCAAGCTGCCATGGGGATTGGCTACAAGGAGTTTTTCCCATACTTAGCAGGTCAAATCAGCATAGAAGAAGCGGTTGATAAGGTCAAGCAAAATAGCCGCCGCTTTGCCAAACGCCAATTGACCTGGTTCAGAAATCGGATGGAGGTTCCCTTCTATTCAGTAGGCGATCCAGATTACAAGTCGCAGATTTTCACTGCCGTGGAGGAATTTTTAAATGATTGA
- a CDS encoding DUF3042 family protein yields MAKNFGKGFLTGVLSTVALAAGAIFTVHKTIIEPEEKKEAFIEENRKKAARRRVSR; encoded by the coding sequence ATGGCTAAAAATTTTGGTAAAGGTTTCTTAACAGGTGTTCTTTCTACGGTTGCTCTTGCAGCTGGCGCTATCTTCACTGTTCATAAAACAATCATCGAACCAGAAGAAAAGAAAGAAGCCTTCATCGAGGAAAATCGTAAAAAAGCAGCACGCCGTCGCGTGTCACGTTAA